The genomic stretch AGATGATGGATTCCTCACTTCGGAAACCTACATGGACATCTGTAAGGTCAGGACTTATCACTAGAGGGCgatcaaaaacatttataattatttgtttgtttattttacaatctTTATAAATTCCATACAGAGTTCATATGATGTTTACCCATATCAGAATGCCTACacttaaaaagtatttttcataattgattATGATTTATGTTGTTAGCTGATAGCAAGTTATGCTGGGAATCTTGAGAAGATCGATGAGAATCTGGGGAAGTCAGTGGTACGCTTTTGTTTAGAGGAGCTAAATCCATTTCATACAAGGTTTGTGTCACagtattattatagtttaaCTTGAGATCACTTCTGCATCTTTCCTTCTCTGAAAGTATCCTTCTCTTTTAGATTTGAAGAAGAGTTTTCACAACACACCAGCTCTCTGTTGACCTCTGACCTGCTGGACTGCTGTCTATGGGTACAATATCACATCAGCTACATCAACAGTTTTAATTCACTTAAGTAAGTCCATCAACAACTTcatcataattaaaaaaaaaaaaaaaaaaagtacttattacggaaataatatattttaaaagaatattcttaagtgtgaactgaatgtaagtATGTGAGtatatctttatatgtaatttcagaattacttcttttgtctttgaaatatggttaacgTGTACTGCTAaatactgacaagcatttatggtaaactaaagtatactttaatgtaatttatattgaaacttgtatgtcatgtattaaaatatatttgtaattcatttacacatttgtaataataaaaatgcagttttaaaatatattaattttaatattgaataacacactgcacttaaaattataatcaagtattttacatgtgctttagtattttaatcaacacatcaaaataagcgTACTTAgcattacaaaattaaaatattaattaaaacatgattattaaaacataatgatttaagatgtactttaaaataaaactttgacattattacaaagtgcactttttaaaagtgtacttaagtgtgttaagaaacaatCTTGAAAGACTACTTAAGGACACTTAAAGtagtcttttattttattaatattatattatctgctagtatatatatatatacagtcaaaccaaaatttattcagacaccttgaacatttcattcattaatgcagtttattcactatagtttaaaaaatggtaataaaatatgacaagatctcagagttaaactgtgtcagaaaaaaataatcttaattatgtcagataacacttaagcaaaacatggtcaggtcaaagtgtctgaataatttttggttccaaatttttatcaattttactggtagtccactgtatgaataatttttgggtataatatgtcacagtttgctttattttgctatcctcacttacataaatgaactatagtgtcctgcacccactagtaaaaatatatcaaaaatgtctgaataatttttggtttgactatacatatatataaaaatagtgtgtgtgtgtgtgtgtgtgtgtgtatatatatgtatatatatatatacacacacttttaagattttaagtaCACTACGAGTGAAAATTCAGTacagttaaataaacattttttcacaagggtGCTGTGTCCAGGCATGTTAGATTTACAAAGAATATGGAAAGTAAAATGGAATGTAAATAACATAATCTTAACATAATCTTTCTTCAtgccttttgaaagtaactttgatggtgcaggctgataggtcaTTAACACAATCGCAAAGCTTTTTCCcgttttgaatgtgttttgtgtgtttttcgcgtCATTCATGCTGAAAACCAGTGCTTCCACTTAGTCTTTTTTGCCACTCAGCGGTCGTAACCGCAATCACTCCTGCCGACGGTGACGTCACAGGCATAccctctatagggcacagctgattggttcctgctgtatcagtagccaatgagcttgctgctcaaccttcaaatacttggttggcatttgctgtagcagttgcagcgcgctttcagaaaccctccaccttccccagctccacctgtacaGATCTGCTACGAAAGTTTTCATGACATAAATCTGTTTAATCTCAATTAATCCCTGTGTGAGTTTTTTGAGACATCAAAGGTTTTTATGTCGCTGCTGTTGTTACAGAGAGAATATGCAGTGCTATAAGGAGAACTGTTCAGCTCAGGTGGAGCAGCTGGAGAAACAGGTGGATGAACTGATTCAAAGACTTAGCCAGACCCTGATAAATCATTTCAAAACTGATGTCAAGGTGGGCCATTCAgcagataaatatataaaatatacctAACTTGTCATCTTAATTTCCTCATAATCTAAAATTATACCTAGTCAAGAGCACAttacacattatttttatagtttaatatttagaatattACTAATTAACATAACTACAATGCCATTTTCCCCAAAGCCTTACATTGATGGTatgatgacaaaaaaatggCTGAAAACAGATGAAGATTTTAGAGAAATTGCTTCTAGAATAGAGAATTATCGTGGGCTCTGTAAATCCATGAGAGCTCCATCAGCTCAAGTGAGTCCTCTCATCTGCTCAGAGATGCTCTCTAACGGCTGCAGAGCACCACTTTTAACACAGTGTCTGTATCTGCAGGTTTTTGTGAATGGTGTGCACTATTATGTAGCCAGAGAATATGTCTCCCAGCTGATGAAGAAAAAATAttcatgcaaaaaaaacaagaacGAAGATGCTGCCGCAAAAATGAGAGAACAATGGAATGAACTCAAGAAACTATTTGAGGACATGGTAAGATCCAGTCTAGCATCACGGAATATACAAGTGGATTTTTCAAGGTAGATGCACTGAAAATATGATTCTGTTCACAGGGATCATCCTTAAACTGGCTTTATCCATTGGGAGATTACCTTAGCGACATTATTGGaatgaaaaatgagaaaaagatAAAAGAACTGTTAATTCCATTAGTTAGTAATTACCCAGACATCAGGTaagtgttttaaagggttagttcacccaaaaatgaaaattctgtcattaattactcaccctcatgtcgttcagcacctgtaagaccttcgttcatctttggaacacaaattacgatatttttgatgaaatccgatggctcagtgaggcctgcattgacagcaagataattaacactttctaatgcccagaaagctactaaagacatatttaaaacagttcttgtgactacagtggttcaatcttcaatgaagcgacgagaataatttttgtgcaccaaaaaaacaaaataatgactttattaaacaatatctagtaatgggcgatttcaaaacaccccttcatgaagctttgaagctttacgaatcttttgtttctaatgAGTGgctcggagcgtgtatcaaactgccaaagtcacgaggcttcgttatgtgataagtgtttcgaaatttcagtggttcaccactggggggcatgactttcacatgactttggcagtttgatacgcgctccgaaccactgattcgaaagaAAAGATTCGTAATCTTTAAAGCTTCAtgcagcagtgttttgaaatcacctatcactagatattgttaaataaagttgttatttatttttatggcgcacaaaaagtattctcgtcgcttcataacattaaggttgaaccactgtagtcatatgaactgttttaaatatgtttttgggcattgaaagtgttaattatcttgctggcaatggaggcctcactgagccatcggattttatgaaaatatcttaatttgtgttccgaagatgaacgaaggtcttgcgggtgtggaacaatatgagggtgagtaattaatgacagaattttcatttttgggtgaactaaccctttaataacttTGAATAtgttactatttaaaaaaatacattgttttGTTCACTTGTTTGATGTAACTTAACTTCTCATTTCTAGCAAGAAGCAGTTATCAGCTGTTCTGTACTTCCGAGACAACAGTTTTAGCttggaaaagcacaatgttATCAATCAGTTTACTGTGCTTAAACGGGATGGTTTGAACACAAATCATGATCACTCCTTCTTCACTGACATTGAGGTACTTTCCTGAAATACAGTATTTGTAGATGTGCGATACATTCTTTGATGCACTAAATTCTCAGATAACAGTGAATGAAATAACCAAATATCAtgtatgtttaatttaaaaaaaaaaaattatatatatatatatatatatatattaattaaaaataagcaAATGGCAAATATTGGTAAAAATGGCTGATCATATCACTGTATTACCTGACTATTTAAGGACTAAGGACTTTATAAATGCACATATTCATATGTATATAGGCATTCGtttatttttatgaagtaaTACAATTTTATCTTTTACAGTGATATTTCTTTTGGCCACTCTGCAGCTTCAAGAACCATCAGGCTAAGAAACAACAAAGGCAAACTATgaggaaaaataatataataatataaaaataacaatctTGATAATGTTATTAAGAAAAACCTGTACAGTACATTACACACTTGACTTCTCTTACTCTCTGGCTACCTATATACTAATTCTCACACTCTCCCCCCCAACTGTGTCAAAAAATGGAATTACAACAGACATTCAATACAACATAATGGCTCTTACACGCTCTCTCTgcactgctaaaaaaaacacccatgatctgaaaacacagacaaacataTGTGGGAGTTTATTAATCTCCATTACCATATTCTGCTCACATGAAAGTGTAATACAGCCAGTCTGTGTTCCTTCACGAGGCTGCATGTGCTGTTTGCTGCAATGCTAAATTTGTATGCTAAGCTTCTCTGATGAATtgtaataaatccaaacatgaatTTTGACTATGTGGTTTGCAATTGCAGTTGccgtataaatgtatttacacaaCCTttgcgcttttttttttttttataacataatTTGGAATTACTGGAAttaattttagaatttttagCTTCAGAGAGAAGCTTCTGAATGGTTTTACTAGTGTTCATAATGTAGAGAGTGTGTTAATGTAtatgataaatataataaatcaggaAATTATGAGGTAAAATAAACCCTAAGTTGACGTTCTCTTGAGTTGTACTTGCAGAAAAAGTGCAATAATtctgatgaaatgtaaaaagaaatttCTAAAATTAGACCAATCGTGATTATTAGGCTAATCATGATTATGGTTTTGTgcaaaattattgtgattatcagtttatcatgcagccctaatatGGCCTGGCTTATGTTTTGGTTGTTTGTCCTTATATCTACCAATAGAGGGAGACATTAAACTATAGACGGAAGATTTGATTTATCTCCTCACTTACATGCAAAAACAGACTTGATGGACTCCGTCTGTTTATCTACTGTGATATCAGTCATGAAAATGTGATGTGTAAAACACAATGTCGGACAAAACAGTGTGTGTTGCTTTTGAAACAAATGCTATTGGTTGGACATATTTTGTTATTCTCTGTTCTCTTATTTAATGCAAATTTTAAACCTATTTTAGCCTAAGCCTAATATACTTTATGTTCAGTGAGCAAAATATGAAGATAAAAATCATTTCCCCCTGTAACTACAGTGTGTTATTGAAAGGATTTTTTCTGTACTTTTCTAATCTTTTGGGGACATTTATAGAGATGCTAATGCGAGATGCtacttttgtttatatatttatgtttgtttttgtctattTCTTAACCATATGAGGGGATGGAcctaaatatgtataaatgacaattaaacatatttttataccTTTCCATATGCAAATAGTGTATATTTGTGTCTCTCGTGAGGGTATGTTATTTCAGGACAGACTGGCTTGTGTCCAGATGTCCTGAGGATTACAATCTTATCCACAGTCTGTAGAGTTAGATGTCATGAAATGGGTAGGAGGGGATTTTAAAGATATTTGTAGTTCAGAGATTGAATGCCATAGGTCTCTGGCTCATCCATAAGTCCTCTTTAGCATAAATGACACGTTGCTCACCTTCTCTCACCTCCACATAAGCATCTCTTTGCAAATCCATAATCCCTCTTTTTTTCTCCAACTTGCCCTATTTAACGTGTTCACAGGTCTGaatatttaccttttttttctcctctcctGTCTCTCAAGAGGATACAGCTTATTCAAATATCTTCTGGCTGATTTGAATACAGAGACCAGAGGCAGCTGATGACTTCCTGGGTGTCATGTCATTGTGAAGATGCGTGTTAGACTCAAGTGTGTTTGTATGAAAATACATGTCTGTGGTGCTGTCCCTACGGTGCTCAGTAAGTATTATATTTAGctcatcattgcattccttatGTCAGATGTGTTCCAGCACTCTCTCACCCTGCTTTACCTTATCGTTCGGAGGAGGAGGTGTCACGCTGAGATAcagcacacatacatgcatgtaATCAACACATCAGTCATGATAAATGCTATCAGGTTTAAATAAAAGTCTCATGAGGTTCCCCAGACCAATCATTGGAGGGTTAATGAGGCGAACATTAAAGTTGAAGGATATAATACTGATATTGTGtggatggggaaaaaaacatgcaaacctAAAGCCAGAATAGTGTTGTGAAAGGTGGACAATTATATGGAAAAAATGTAAAGTTCCCTCTGTCTCAGTCAATCTTTATGCACATTTCTGGCATAtttacattctaaaaaaaaatgtttcaacccatgtttgggttaaatatggacaaaccactgggtttaaaaatgtaatttaaaatttttgacccaaacatgggttgaaacaacccagcattttttttagagtgtatactTCCAATGGAGGTTCAGTTTCTTCTCAGACAGAGTTTTGATTAGGCCTACTATTAAACTGCACAGAATCAGGGATTTTTCAGGGATCTCTAACCATCTCTAAACTTTTCTGCATAACTTGCACCATGCATAATATTCACcacagcaaccacccagaaaacatagcaaccacctagcaacctgGGGCAGAACTGGTTAGAAAATCggacttgtaacctgaaggtcGCAGGTTTGAGTCTCTGTACGGgtaggaaatgtaggtgggggttgtgaatgaacagcgctctcttccactgtCATTATTGTTGAATAACCGGGTCAACTTTTTGAGCTACGTTGCCGGCCAATGTTGAttgggcactttcccactgAGAATGAGCAACACATTtatatctggatactttagatcagTCGTGGGCAGTTTTTTGAGATCTTCCAATCAGATTGCTAGCAGTCGATCACGTGACCGGCTTGGAGATTTCAGcaaaaattcaaacaagatggcggcCTCTCAGCGGCAGTGGAGCGAAGAAAAGGACCGTGAACTTATATCTTTTTACGTTGGTAAGTTGTCATGTATCAACCCAAAACAGGGAGTTTACTTCATTTATTGCTTAAATACCAACAGGTGTCCAATTAAATCTGCGCAGGCAGTAATTTAGCCAtggaatgttttcagttaaatactaaaaagacgCATTTCGTTTAATGTCTGTAGTGGCATAAGCTGTAGGGAGTATGGCATGTGAAAGTAGGTTTTACTAGTGATGGGCACGAAACACTGAAGCAGTTGAAGCAAATGTGCCGTATTGTGTCGAGGCTTTGAAACAATCAGACACCCGTCTCCACGGTGACCCCTAGTGGccagaacagtgtaaatgcaacaaaactcaagctaaacatgcataaaaacaccttttacaaatgtattgcaaaagttttattaaaagtaaaatctatcaaatgcaattaattaattatctaataagattaaatatagagtgtctgtataatatgttcttttatcaattttcggGGCTTGTTTTCTTTGTTCCATGGCTCAAGCTAAACAGGCAAATAAGAGATTAATAATtaccattattcattttaattattctaatgtctaattaaaacatctacaaatgtataaaactgatcagagatctGGTAAAACCATAGGGTAAAGCccatagacacttgttcaatagttctcagtgaatctgcatgattcatgggttcacttTATCATCGCCCTCTATCGGTGAACCATTGACATTTCGAAACAGTGATGACacaatgaagcctcgtttactgaaatcacgtgactttggcagtttgacacgctcagaatcactgattcgaaacaaaagattcataaagcttcggagcttcatgaagtagtgtttcgaaatcggccatcactaggtTTTAcgcgggttcgaatccgccttttgccaaaCTTTTCCTATCACAAATCAGATTGGAAAGGcatttgtatttaataaaaatgaagaaaatatttgaaaagttgaaataaagtgcctaacaagtgtttataataaagtatttattggatTGGCAGTAGACTTGCTTCTCCCTGATTAGTTGCTGCGAACTGTCCGTTGCCCTACTTAGTTGCCCTATGTCTCACCAGGTTGCCCGTTGACGGCAACATTGCCCAGCAacactgctcaaaaagttgcctcGTATATCATTACCATAAGTGTGTCACTCAAACTAGAACACCCATGCAACCACCTAAAACACCATAAAAGATATCTTGCTATGCCAtattaaccacccagaacaccctagcagtCACCTAGTAATCCTATagaaaccataaaaaaacacCCTAGAACTGGCTTTGCTATGCCATATCAACCACCTAGCAATCCAAAAGTAACCtctcagaacaccatagcaaccatctagaacaccctagaaaccactttTACACAGACAAGGACCACTCAGATTTACTTCAAATAAACGTAAAATCTATTTTGTTTTGAAgtcttacattttttaattctaCATATAATGGGTGACTAGGGCTGAGTATACTGGTCCAAATGCTGATTATTGCTTCACTAAAAATAAGAGAGGACTGCCCTAGTTCTCGTTTCTagaaacagcaacattacacttCAAAAGAAATCTGTATTCTGCTGTAACACTGCCAGTCATCATCAGTTCATAGTTTCAGAAAGTCTTGGAACTAGGGTGTTCTTTGTGCCCTGAGCATACCGCATGAAATAACATAAATTTCAGAATgcctaaagttttttttttaaagctttttaatcttgattttttttttttttttttgctcagggATGtctatacacatatatagagccagagaaacaagcgtgcACGGACATGCTCCATGTCCtagttaaaattacttttttctctGGATTAAAATATTCTTGGAaatatttgggataatgtaagtacacaagtcaacaaaatatataacattgttctagtggtttttgcatattttaatccaaaaatattacatattgtgcctttaacaaaAGTTTTCATGAGCATTGTGATGTTTGAAAAGGATGTcaaaacaaatgtcagtagactggaaagattttaaaaagagcagttcattcatttataaatttgtaagatcttaccttcatgctgtggaaatataCAAACCAGTAGACAACGAGCAcggcgctgaaaaggggcggagctacatAAGGCACAACCTTCTGCTTTAACCTGTTTATTTTTTGGACAATATTTGTTCAGGACACTAATTGAGTATACTGTCTGTATTTATTGTTATGTTCTATGAAGTGTTGTATTTAGAGCCTGTACTTGTTATGTTTGTTAATTGTAAAGACCTGTCATACATTAAACACTGTCTGCAATGTGGCTGCAGAGAGACTGTATTTTTGCCTCTTTCCCTGCTACGCAGAAGAGAAATGACATGACTAACTTAACCAACAAACATCTGTCTCAGACATACAGGGAAACTTTTTGCTTGCGAGAAGCTAATTTTGTTGATGCAAATATACAGCTTTGCATACATAATAGGTCTACAGCCTGACGCAAAACAAAGGACTGAAGGGAAATGAACACAACTTCACAAACAACCATGGCTGACATGAACAGGGATGAATGAAATAATTTTCTTGCATGTAATCCTGCATTTGTTgacctttctctctttctttctccctcCATCACAGATCTCGCTCAAATGTACTTTTGTCTGGGGATGAAATCAAAAACGAGCTTGTGTCACTCCCTGTGCTGTCAgcaatggtttctgaaggagaAAAAGCATGACTGAGAGTCACCACTGAGAGATGAACAGCATTATGGGTAAGAACAAACAGAATGTGTAGTGCAGCACTCAAATCCCAGTGCACCTCATTTAATTCTGTTTTATCTTGATGGtgtagttttaaaaaatcaataatatcaCGAGAAGATGAGTTGATCCAAACCAGGCAGATTCACACTTCATGACTTACTTTCCATTCAGATACCCTGGGGCAGTATCTTCTGAGTTGGCTTTTTATGTGCTGTCTGGCTGGATCCCTTTCATGTAGAAGTATAAATAACTTAGGGAATGTTGTTTGGATGTTGAATATGCCCATATACTCCCTAAATGAAAAGTAATGAAAAAGGGGAGGCACCAAATGGACTAACACTGCTGATCTTTTTGTCATTGTGTAAGCTGACCTAAGCCTCACCCTCAGTTCACCGAAGGGCTTATAATAGAGTTCTCATGAATGCTGTCTTCACAAACAAGCACTGACAGACAAGTGACAAGCTCTTCATGATCCATCTGTCACCTGAGCCAAACCAGCCTGAGTAGGTGTAACGGACTACACAAATAAGCATAAGCATAAACACACTGTCACACAGTGAGAGAGCACAAAGAGGTGTGTAGTGAGGTCACGAGATCATCAAAAGGATGACGTTTAGGAAATTGTCtcttcagtgtcatatccaCTGATCCACAGAAAAGAGAAAGACTCTGGAACTGAGTTCTGTTAGATCAATTCATAGATTTCACATGACGTCACAACCTTATTGGAATTCCCACCTGCAGAGCAAAACAAGGCTTCCCTCCACTACTAAGACAGTAATATTAAATCACTAAATTCAGTATACatcttattaataaaacatgctaTGCACATGCAAGCAGCTGAACccagaatgtttagatattctAGATATCACCTGAACGGTGATCTAAATATTCATGGCTTGAAACATATGGATAATTGAAAGGGCTGTGCTGCAGTTCTATGGATGTTTTGGCCTCGAGGTCTCCATGctagtcatgtgactgaagactatGAACTTAAAGGAAGGTAAATGTACTTTTGTCTGGttcttttatataaaatatgtgaccctggaccacaaaaccagtcatacaGGTCAATTTTtcgaaattgagatttatatatcatctgaaagctgaatagataagctttccattgatgtatggtttgccAGGAAATATTTGgccaagatacaactatttgaaaatctggaatctgagggtgcaaaaaaatcaaaatacagagaaaatcgcctttaaagttgtccaaatgaagcccttagcaatgcatatccacttacaaaaataaaattttgatatatttacggtaggaaatttacaaaatatcttcatggaacatgatctttacttaatatcctaatgatttttggcataaaagaaaaatcgataattttgacctatacaatgtattgttggctattggtacaaatatacccgtgcaacttatgactggttttgtggtccagggtcacatatatcaCGCAAGCATGTTGTTTAGGTGTGTGTTGTGGTTGGTCCTCAGGTCACAGTTCTGCCGATATTCGGAAAAACAGCACAATTGCGACTGTGATATTTGTTTGCATACAAAACAGTGGTGAGACTTGAAATCTCCAAGTCAGTGAAACAGGGTGGACGTCTCTTCTGTACATCTATCTAATGATCTTATTTATgactagttcagtcatgaaactctagaggacGCAGAATGATAGGTCATTTACATGCAGTCTGCTAGCAATTACATCGTTACTGATTGGCCTTTGCTGATTCtacagccaatgagcttgctttctcaacatttaaatagtctggttcagtgttagCTATAAGCTGGTCCTGATCCGAGTTACTCTGAAACTTAGACCTAGATTTCTAGATCTACTGCTGGATTTATGTATgcctatttgtgcagcagcagtatgtcttacatgctcacagcagcatgtctgtgTAGTGTAATGACAGTAGCACTTCTCCATACTTTCTCTGCAGCATGCATAGCAGATctagagttgtcatgattgaaattaGTATATCATTGTgagtttttaaatgaatgcagGTGACATCAAACCTGAACAGGCTAACTGCGACATACTGAttcaaaaaagacatgaaatgacACATATGGGCTCGAAACTCTTAATATTTTCTAAATCTATTCATTTAACCTTACCAATTCACCAGAATAAACTGTGCTTTCCAAAGTATGTGATCATTTTAGGGATTCCCATTAGCTATATAAATCTCCAAcctattatattataatgaacACTGTATGTTAATATTaagatacatacatacatgctcCTAACAGGATTATAAGTGTCATTCttacattaaaatgaatttatataaTTGAAGTTTCCACTGTTTTGAGTTCCTCAAACTGATTTTGAGTTAGTTCCTCCTAACTGATTtcttcataaatatttattcagGTGAACAATGTTTTCTcccgaaagaaaaaaaaatctttccttTTCAGTGCACGAATAAACATATTCAATGCTATATGTATGAATCTAATAAAGTAGACTTCAATAAAGTAAACTTTACTTATTAAACATATACTACATGCACACATGTACATACTTGAAAATCACTGTTAATGCTTGCACAAAAAGGAAATATGCACACACATGaatacacacacaagcacaaacacacacaaccatCTTTAACAGCATGTGTCCACAATTAATGGATGACTTTAGTGGGAATTTGATTGAGATGACATTTACAGCAGGTCTGCCAAGATGTtaatggaggaaaaaaatcgTTAGTATTaatctgagggaaaaaaagagatggACAAACAGAACatataagaaaaaagaaatgattttctttggGTTAACTATCAAATATCTACATAAAAAACAGACTGCATGGACACACTATTCAACACCCATAAGAGGGtattaaatgaaaactaatCAAAGACTAATAAGAATGCTCATTACTGAGTgttatttttagaaataaaaatgcaacaacCTGACCcattaaaagtgtatttaaagggatagttcacccaaaaattaaaatattgatgTCTGCTCTAGATCTCCTCCATGAGAGAAATAtctgatttgtgaatgaatgagtcAGATCTCTTCACTGAATCAAATGATATAAACAATACCATTATATATGATCCATTCATGATTCAGACTGATCCAATTCTCGATATCAACTCACTGACTCAATGATCCAATGACAATGACAGCGGTTTTCAAGCTGTTTTTTAGGTGTTATGAAATGGCATATTGGTGCCTGTATATTAACTTATAAATTTTATTAAGTACGAAAATTTGCTTTGAAATCTGCTGATAACCACCATATTAATACAGGTGGTAAAGCAGAAAGTTACATGATGAATCATGAAAAATAAGAAgagataaaataatttatacaaaACATAATCATGTGATGTGTCAGGCAGTAACTtctgggaatttttttttttttttttactttcaagaACTAAATGTGACAGTATTTTACAGGTTTCACTGTAGATAAGTAAGTGTTGATCAAATAAAGCCGACATGAAACATGAAAGTTGCAataatcttttcttccctatagtgaaacggcttcttgaacaagaaaaaaatgtagggtgccacttgattttttttttttttttccatcagg from Ctenopharyngodon idella isolate HZGC_01 chromosome 13, HZGC01, whole genome shotgun sequence encodes the following:
- the si:dkey-45k15.1 gene encoding exocyst complex component 3-like protein 4 isoform X1 — encoded protein: MAKSPTFAKNIFQRLTMRRSKKQSTSDNFEINNTEIPLKPCTVLKIRDYIQTDMLKEAYLNLLSMRLKLQKEWEAVGEGAPPTDLVNKQTDASMLLGTLRNKMSVIVRNSSALPSCNKELLVYVTHIILEEEKRQGEPGAMQGWREAWRDAIRDGVQDTLKKVHLDSHEENASWLAVHLGLLGKAVVEDLERVKTELLSSYPEDFNVFETYVSCHREAVGEHLKILLEKVTELKDYYALLDFIVHRYPSDLRDKQRTLIMEEDLLNKIKTLYYHRQMDDFKSALENIIIIEKEVWTMKKTPYRTDDGFLTSETYMDICKLIASYAGNLEKIDENLGKSVVRFCLEELNPFHTRFEEEFSQHTSSLLTSDLLDCCLWVQYHISYINSFNSLKENMQCYKENCSAQVEQLEKQVDELIQRLSQTLINHFKTDVKPYIDGMMTKKWLKTDEDFREIASRIENYRGLCKSMRAPSAQVFVNGVHYYVAREYVSQLMKKKYSCKKNKNEDAAAKMREQWNELKKLFEDMGSSLNWLYPLGDYLSDIIGMKNEKKIKELLIPLVSNYPDISKKQLSAVLYFRDNSFSLEKHNVINQFTVLKRDGLNTNHDHSFFTDIE